A region of Paenibacillus thiaminolyticus DNA encodes the following proteins:
- the rplE gene encoding 50S ribosomal protein L5, with amino-acid sequence MAARLKERYLNEVTPALMQKFNYTTVMQVPKVEKVVINMGMGEAVQNSKVLDSAVAELQLIAGQKPVITRAKKSIAGFKLREGMPIGVKVTLRGERMYHFLDKLFNVTLPRVRDFHGISNKAFDGRGNYTLGLKEQIIFPEIEYDQVDKVRGMDIVVVTTAKTDEESRELLTQLGMPFVK; translated from the coding sequence ATGGCAGCTCGTCTGAAAGAACGTTACTTGAACGAAGTTACTCCTGCGCTGATGCAGAAGTTCAATTATACAACCGTTATGCAGGTGCCAAAAGTGGAGAAAGTCGTCATCAACATGGGTATGGGTGAGGCTGTTCAAAACTCCAAAGTATTGGATTCGGCTGTTGCTGAACTGCAATTGATCGCGGGTCAAAAACCAGTAATTACACGTGCGAAGAAGTCTATCGCAGGCTTTAAGCTTCGTGAAGGAATGCCGATTGGTGTGAAAGTGACTTTGCGCGGTGAGCGCATGTATCACTTCCTGGACAAATTGTTCAACGTCACGCTTCCTCGTGTCCGTGACTTCCACGGTATCTCGAACAAAGCATTTGACGGCCGCGGCAACTACACGCTCGGTCTGAAGGAGCAAATCATCTTCCCAGAGATCGAGTACGATCAAGTAGATAAAGTACGCGGTATGGACATCGTTGTCGTAACGACGGCGAAAACGGACGAAGAGTCCCGCGAATTGTTGACGCAACTCGGCATGCCTTTCGTGAAGTAA